The following proteins are co-located in the Methanobacterium sp. genome:
- a CDS encoding TetR/AcrR family transcriptional regulator, whose translation MNVLKKKSKEERINDITEAAMEVFLKKGYENTTMEAIAKNAGLSKGGLYHYFKSKDMVLIYVNQKINENMEIILNKAIEMPSVKEGILYYIENYLKYWLEHPKETIFLFLSITKILDNHELLEYYQQFMGDYIKYFEEAFEMGIQLGEFVPHNAKTSAITLVGALDGIISYMFLDESLQLEDVVKHFEEKFIKSIEKP comes from the coding sequence GTGAATGTACTGAAAAAAAAATCTAAAGAGGAACGAATAAATGATATAACTGAAGCTGCAATGGAAGTTTTCCTAAAAAAAGGTTATGAAAATACTACCATGGAAGCAATAGCAAAAAATGCAGGATTAAGCAAAGGAGGGTTATATCATTACTTTAAAAGTAAAGATATGGTTCTAATATATGTTAATCAAAAAATTAACGAAAATATGGAAATAATACTGAATAAAGCTATAGAAATGCCTTCAGTTAAAGAAGGAATCTTGTATTACATAGAAAATTATCTTAAATACTGGCTTGAACATCCAAAGGAAACAATTTTTCTATTTTTATCTATAACCAAAATATTAGATAATCATGAGCTTTTAGAGTATTATCAGCAATTTATGGGAGATTATATAAAATATTTTGAAGAAGCATTTGAAATGGGGATCCAGTTGGGCGAATTTGTACCACATAATGCTAAAACAAGTGCAATAACGTTAGTAGGAGCTCTGGACGGGATAATAAGCTATATGTTTTTAGATGAAAGTCTGCAACTTGAAGATGTGGTAAAACATTTTGAAGAAAAATTCATCAAATCAATTGAAAAACCTTAA
- a CDS encoding 4Fe-4S binding protein: MNNKRQKIRQTSLLISFLLFPVTMFYFSPFLIIWGASLGIITGSFLTFTSLFILSLFFGRVFCGWACPTGGVQEYCFKVNGGKTRGGKYNLIKYFIFIPWIAIIALMAILAGGLTRVNPFFWTQYGVSISEPFMYIIYYGILFLTILVAILAGKRANCHYICFIAPFMIMGTKIKNFFRWPSLHLEANSELCVQCKLCKNCPMSLNVQEKVLKDDMYDSECILCGKCVDSCVKGAIKYSFSIPKKRGLI, from the coding sequence ATGAATAATAAAAGACAAAAAATTAGACAAACATCTTTACTGATTTCATTTTTGCTTTTCCCTGTTACAATGTTTTATTTTTCTCCATTTCTAATAATATGGGGAGCTTCACTTGGAATAATAACTGGAAGCTTTTTAACATTTACAAGTTTGTTTATTTTATCTCTATTTTTCGGTAGGGTCTTTTGTGGATGGGCATGCCCTACAGGCGGAGTTCAGGAATACTGCTTTAAAGTAAATGGTGGAAAAACTAGGGGTGGAAAATATAATTTGATTAAATATTTCATTTTTATTCCATGGATAGCCATTATAGCTTTGATGGCAATATTAGCCGGCGGTTTGACTAGAGTTAATCCATTTTTCTGGACACAATACGGTGTTTCTATTTCAGAACCATTTATGTATATTATTTACTATGGAATATTATTTTTAACAATTTTAGTAGCTATATTAGCAGGTAAAAGAGCTAATTGTCATTATATTTGTTTCATAGCGCCTTTTATGATTATGGGGACTAAGATAAAAAATTTCTTTAGATGGCCATCTCTTCATCTTGAAGCTAATAGTGAACTATGTGTACAATGTAAATTATGCAAAAACTGCCCAATGAGTCTTAATGTGCAAGAAAAAGTCCTAAAAGATGATATGTATGACTCTGAATGTATTTTATGTGGAAAATGCGTTGATTCATGTGTTAAAGGAGCAATAAAATATTCATTTAGTATTCCAAAAAAGAGGGGTTTAATATGA